The following coding sequences lie in one Xanthomonas hyacinthi genomic window:
- a CDS encoding TonB-dependent receptor plug domain-containing protein, translated as MNRPLSLLASAVLAALAAPPALAQAATDTPSTLDTVIVTGTRVSDRTVAESQSPIDIISTEALQSTGTSELATALSRVLPSLNFPRPALTDGTSGIRPAQLRGLSPDQVLVLVNGKRRHTSAQINVNGSIGRGASAVDINAIPIAAIERVEVLRDGASAQYGSDAIAGVINIVLKGSGEGGSLAVDRGQYSAGDGAKSQLSGDAGIGFGDGRGSLHVAGQISQQDATNRAGPYQGSAPNTGNYPGIGQTTFVYGDPQVDATAVSANGEFRFSDHVTGYATAIASNRDITSFAFYRSRNHNGQSALLAQTYPDGYVPEINQYSKDRSLVAGLKGSTESGFGWDLSYNYGYNKIDFNTRNSINYSLGTDSPSSFYDGALEYTQNIVNADFTQSLDWGLAYPVTLSFGAEYRQEKWNQSPGELASYTGTTGGAQGFAGFSPANAVHSDRHNYAVYAGLEADFTDKFSAGLTGRYEDYSDFGSKSSGKLSARYAFTDKVALRGTVASGFRAPSLAQQQYQAVTSNYINGSFFESGTFPVDSTVAQALGATPLKAETSLSYSLGLVLQPVERLYLTLDAYQIKIDNRILLSSNLNDAAVLAQLQRLGYANVTSVRYFANAADTRTRGVDLVGTYTIPFAASSLDLTASYGYSKTEITHAIEQPQALADIGSTQTILGRDEIGRLEDSFPKDKIILSGTWKLQHWDFNLAATRYGDFTVRNSASAARDQTYDASWVVDASASFKPSTNWTLTLGADNLLDQYPDKTANLVNSTYGMLPYSNYSPYGFNGAYVYARINYRW; from the coding sequence ATGAACCGTCCGTTGTCCCTGTTGGCGAGCGCCGTGCTCGCCGCCCTTGCCGCCCCTCCCGCCCTGGCCCAGGCCGCCACCGACACCCCCAGCACGCTCGACACCGTCATCGTCACCGGCACCCGGGTCAGCGACCGCACCGTGGCCGAGTCGCAGTCGCCGATCGACATCATCAGCACCGAAGCGCTGCAGTCCACCGGCACCTCGGAGCTGGCCACCGCGCTGTCGCGCGTGCTGCCCTCGCTGAACTTCCCGCGCCCGGCGCTGACCGACGGCACCAGCGGCATCCGCCCGGCGCAATTGCGCGGGCTGTCGCCGGACCAAGTGCTGGTGCTGGTCAACGGCAAGCGCCGCCACACCTCCGCGCAGATCAACGTCAACGGCAGCATCGGCCGCGGCGCCTCGGCGGTGGACATCAACGCGATCCCGATCGCGGCGATCGAGCGCGTGGAGGTGCTGCGCGACGGCGCCTCGGCGCAGTACGGCTCCGACGCCATCGCCGGGGTGATCAACATCGTGCTCAAGGGCTCGGGCGAAGGCGGCAGCCTGGCGGTCGACCGCGGCCAGTATTCGGCCGGCGACGGCGCCAAGTCGCAGCTCTCCGGCGACGCCGGAATCGGCTTCGGCGATGGCCGCGGCAGCCTGCACGTGGCCGGCCAGATCAGCCAGCAGGACGCCACCAACCGCGCCGGTCCGTACCAGGGCAGCGCGCCGAACACCGGCAACTATCCGGGCATCGGCCAGACCACCTTCGTCTACGGCGACCCCCAGGTCGATGCGACCGCGGTCTCGGCCAACGGCGAGTTCCGTTTCAGCGACCACGTCACCGGCTATGCCACCGCCATCGCCAGCAACCGCGACATCACCTCGTTCGCGTTCTACCGCTCGCGCAACCACAACGGGCAGAGCGCGCTGCTGGCGCAGACCTACCCCGACGGCTACGTGCCGGAGATCAACCAGTACTCCAAGGACCGCTCGCTGGTGGCAGGGCTCAAGGGCAGCACCGAAAGCGGCTTCGGCTGGGACCTGAGCTACAACTACGGCTACAACAAGATCGACTTCAACACCCGCAACAGCATCAACTACAGCCTGGGCACCGACAGCCCGAGCAGCTTCTACGACGGCGCGCTGGAGTACACCCAGAACATCGTCAATGCCGACTTCACCCAGTCGCTGGACTGGGGCCTGGCCTATCCGGTGACGCTGTCCTTCGGCGCCGAGTACCGCCAGGAAAAGTGGAACCAGTCGCCGGGCGAGCTGGCCTCCTACACCGGCACCACCGGCGGCGCGCAGGGCTTCGCCGGCTTCTCCCCGGCCAACGCGGTGCATTCGGACCGCCACAACTACGCCGTCTACGCCGGCCTGGAAGCCGACTTCACCGACAAGTTCTCCGCCGGCCTCACCGGGCGCTACGAGGACTACTCGGACTTCGGCAGCAAGAGCTCGGGCAAGCTGTCGGCGCGCTACGCGTTCACCGACAAGGTGGCGCTGCGCGGCACCGTGGCCAGCGGCTTCCGCGCCCCGTCGCTGGCGCAGCAGCAGTACCAGGCGGTGACCAGCAACTACATCAACGGCAGCTTCTTCGAATCGGGCACCTTCCCGGTGGACAGCACCGTGGCCCAGGCGCTGGGCGCCACGCCGCTGAAGGCCGAGACCTCGCTGTCCTACAGCCTGGGCCTGGTGCTGCAGCCGGTCGAACGCCTGTACCTGACCCTGGACGCGTACCAGATCAAGATCGACAACCGCATCCTGCTGTCCTCCAACCTCAACGATGCCGCCGTGCTCGCGCAGTTGCAACGCCTCGGCTACGCCAACGTCACCAGCGTGCGTTACTTCGCCAACGCGGCCGACACCCGCACCCGCGGCGTCGATCTGGTCGGCACCTACACGATCCCGTTCGCGGCCAGCTCGCTGGACCTCACTGCCAGCTACGGCTACAGCAAGACCGAGATCACCCATGCGATCGAACAGCCGCAGGCGCTGGCAGACATCGGCTCGACCCAGACCATCCTGGGCCGCGACGAGATCGGCCGCCTGGAGGACAGCTTCCCAAAAGACAAGATCATCCTCAGCGGCACCTGGAAACTGCAGCACTGGGACTTCAACCTGGCCGCCACGCGCTATGGCGATTTCACCGTGCGCAACTCGGCCAGCGCCGCCCGCGACCAGACCTACGACGCGAGCTGGGTGGTGGACGCCTCGGCCAGCTTCAAGCCCAGCACCAACTGGACCCTGACCCTGGGCGCGGACAACCTGCTGGACCAGTATCCGGACAAGACCGCCAACCTGGTCAACTCCACCTACGGCATGCTGCCCTACAGCAACTACTCGCCGTACGGCTTCAATGGCGCCTACGTGTACGCGCGGATCAACTACCGCTGGTGA